A single window of Mycolicibacterium madagascariense DNA harbors:
- a CDS encoding alpha/beta hydrolase family protein, producing the protein MKVGFKDDSFAFELVRNLGFVYYGGADIGELMATAEDIVEGDFDSWYDGWHARGERVLGRAEGYLSAGHLVSAREALLRASTYFRMAEFYLHGDPDDPRIMFDSTASQQAYAKAAEMMGPTWEPVEIPYEGTTLPGYFYKVDESNAPRPTLVFHGGYDSSLEELYYFAAAAAVRRGYNCLTFDGPGQGMPLREQKLVFRYDWEKVVTPAVDYALSRPDVDGDRLALKGMSLGGYFAARAAAFEPRFKAVILFDGVWSFYDAIVGMLPPDATTALENGDAATYDTLVAHAMEANTQARWAFTQGLYSCGATSYYDLTVASRKMSLEGGVIERINCPTLVMEADGDQFFRGQPERVYEALHAPKTYARFGVRDGAENHCQSGALAYKDEVVFNWLDDTLNS; encoded by the coding sequence ATGAAGGTTGGCTTCAAGGACGATTCGTTCGCGTTCGAACTCGTCCGCAATCTGGGCTTCGTCTACTACGGCGGCGCGGACATCGGCGAGCTCATGGCCACCGCTGAGGACATCGTCGAAGGGGACTTCGACAGTTGGTACGACGGTTGGCACGCCCGTGGGGAGCGCGTGCTGGGGCGAGCCGAGGGGTATCTCTCCGCCGGCCACCTGGTCAGCGCTCGAGAGGCCCTGCTGCGCGCGTCGACCTATTTTCGAATGGCAGAGTTCTACCTGCACGGCGACCCTGACGATCCGCGGATCATGTTTGATTCCACGGCATCACAGCAGGCCTACGCCAAGGCCGCCGAAATGATGGGACCTACCTGGGAACCGGTCGAAATCCCCTATGAGGGAACGACGTTACCCGGCTACTTCTACAAGGTCGACGAATCCAACGCACCGCGGCCCACTCTCGTCTTCCACGGAGGCTACGACTCGAGCTTGGAGGAGCTGTACTACTTCGCCGCCGCGGCCGCCGTCCGTCGTGGCTACAACTGTCTTACCTTCGACGGCCCGGGCCAGGGCATGCCGCTTCGAGAGCAGAAACTGGTGTTCCGATACGACTGGGAGAAAGTCGTCACCCCGGCCGTCGACTACGCCCTCTCCCGCCCCGACGTCGACGGCGATCGCCTCGCGCTCAAGGGCATGAGCCTCGGCGGGTACTTCGCCGCTCGCGCCGCGGCCTTCGAGCCCAGGTTCAAGGCCGTCATCCTCTTCGACGGCGTCTGGAGCTTCTACGACGCCATCGTGGGCATGCTGCCACCGGACGCGACGACGGCGCTCGAGAACGGCGACGCCGCCACCTACGACACCCTCGTCGCCCATGCGATGGAGGCGAATACCCAAGCGCGGTGGGCCTTCACCCAGGGTCTCTACAGCTGTGGGGCGACGTCCTATTACGACCTCACCGTCGCCAGCAGGAAGATGTCGCTGGAGGGCGGCGTGATCGAACGGATCAACTGCCCCACGCTGGTGATGGAGGCCGACGGAGATCAATTCTTCCGCGGTCAGCCCGAGCGTGTCTACGAGGCGTTGCACGCGCCAAAGACCTACGCCCGCTTCGGCGTCCGGGATGGGGCCGAAAACCATTGTCAGTCGGGCGCTTTGGCGTACAAGGACGAAGTGGTATTCAACTGGCTCGACGACACGCTGAACTCCTGA
- a CDS encoding putative quinol monooxygenase has product MSTFAVLGALTCVPGVREQVLVLVDAHRTRSLVEPGTVQFEVLVPRHQEDTVYMYEVYADEHAFAAHVNGASLARVTEETAGMITTLVANSVTVIDVTGLAAGPT; this is encoded by the coding sequence ATGTCGACATTCGCGGTGTTGGGGGCTCTCACGTGCGTTCCTGGCGTTCGAGAACAGGTGCTCGTTCTGGTAGACGCCCATCGCACCCGCAGCCTGGTCGAGCCTGGCACGGTGCAATTCGAGGTTCTGGTGCCTCGCCACCAGGAGGACACCGTCTACATGTACGAGGTGTACGCCGACGAGCACGCCTTCGCAGCCCATGTGAACGGAGCCTCGTTGGCACGCGTCACCGAGGAGACCGCTGGAATGATCACCACACTCGTGGCCAACAGCGTGACCGTCATCGACGTGACGGGCTTGGCCGCGGGCCCAACCTAG
- a CDS encoding AIM24 family protein, which produces MEQPASLPPRLLPTAVTSGQAPGVGYAIQGELVPMLHLRVDGSVPVFFEHHVVLWKDPGLMIGLHPMRGSFKRVVSGMPIFLTETQGPGEIAFSRDGAGHVFPLHLTPGMSVEVREHQYLAATGNLDYGFTRQRGVTNMLFGGSGFFVDRFSATNSEGVVWLHGYGNVFEKVLGPGEQIDVEPGGWIYRDESVRMEIQMYGLKTGIFGGAGSLVFNRFTGPGRVGIQSMYIHLPTAD; this is translated from the coding sequence ATGGAACAACCTGCCTCACTGCCGCCCCGCCTTCTGCCCACCGCGGTCACCAGCGGTCAGGCTCCGGGGGTCGGATATGCGATCCAAGGTGAACTCGTGCCGATGCTGCACCTCCGCGTCGACGGGAGCGTGCCCGTGTTCTTCGAACATCATGTCGTGCTGTGGAAGGACCCAGGGCTGATGATTGGTCTGCACCCGATGCGCGGCAGTTTCAAGCGCGTCGTCTCAGGAATGCCGATCTTCCTCACCGAGACCCAAGGGCCTGGTGAGATCGCATTCTCCCGCGATGGTGCCGGGCACGTGTTCCCGTTGCACCTGACCCCGGGTATGAGCGTGGAGGTCCGCGAGCACCAATACCTCGCCGCGACCGGCAATCTCGACTACGGATTCACCCGACAACGGGGCGTCACGAACATGCTCTTCGGGGGCAGCGGATTCTTCGTGGACCGATTTTCCGCCACCAACAGCGAGGGAGTGGTGTGGCTCCACGGGTACGGCAACGTATTCGAAAAGGTCCTCGGACCCGGTGAACAGATCGACGTCGAACCCGGTGGCTGGATCTACCGCGACGAATCCGTTCGCATGGAAATACAGATGTATGGACTGAAGACCGGAATCTTCGGGGGCGCAGGCAGTCTCGTTTTCAATCGGTTCACCGGTCCCGGCCGCGTCGGCATCCAATCGATGTACATCCACCTGCCGACCGCCGACTGA